From the Kitasatospora atroaurantiaca genome, the window GCAGGTCCAGGTCGCCGTCAACGTCTCGCCGCGCGACGTGCTCAACCCGGGCTTCGCCGGCCGGGTCGCCGGCCACCTCACCCGGCACCGGGTGCCCGCCCACGCCCTGCAGCTGGAGATCACCGAGCGGCTGCTGCTGGACGACTCGCGCCTCGCCGCCGACACGCTGGCCGAACTGCGGCGCTACGGCGTCGGCATGTCGCTCGACGACTTCGGGACCGGGCACTCCTCGCTGGTACGGCTGCGCAGCCTGCCGGTCGGTGAACTGAAGATCGACCGCTCCTTCGTCTCGCGGATGGTCGCGGACGACCACGACGCCGCGGTGGTCCGCTGCTCGGTGGAGCTGGCGCACTCGCTCGGCCTGACCGTGGTGGCCGAGGGCGTCGAGGACGACGAGACGTGGGAGCGGCTCCACAGCATGGGCGTGGACGCCGTCCAGGGCTGGCTGGTCTCGGCAGCGCTGCCCGCGGACCAGGCGACCGCCTGGCTGATGGTGCACCGGACGGGCGCCCCGACGGTGGAGTGGTTAACCCCGCGCCCCGCCCTCCCCCCGGCCGTCCAGGCGGAGCTGCCGGCACCCACTACTCCCCAGTAACCTGCACCATCCAGGGGCGCGAGGAACTGCGCTGCCGACCCTCTACGGAGGTGCACGGTTGGCAGCGCAGTTCCTCGCGCCCCTGTGCCGGGTGCCCGGCTGCCGCAAATGCTGGCGGAGCCCTGGTGCCGGGCCCCATAGGATGGGGGCCATAGACCATGAGGACGGGTATGCCCGACTTCACCAGAACTCACCCTTGAGGATCGCTGCATGCCTGGCATCACGCGCGAGGAGGTCGCCCACCTCGCTCGGCTGTCGCGTCTTGAGTTGCAGGCCGAAGAGCTCGACCACTTCGCCGAGCAGCTCGACGTGATCATCGGCGCGGTCGCCCGCGTTTCCGAGGTCGCCGGACAGGACGTCCCGCCGACCTCCCACCCGTTGCCGCTGACCAACGTCATGCGCGCGGACGAGGTGCGGCCGTCGCTCACTCCCGAGCAGGCGCTCTCCGGCGCCCCCGCCGCCGAGGAGCAGCGTTTCCGCGTGCCGCAGATCCTGGGGGAGGACTAACACCCATGGCCGACCTCATTCACTTCACCGCCGCCGACACGGCCGCCGCGATCGCCAAGGGCGACGTCAGCGCCGTCGAGGTGGCCCAGGCGCACCTGGACCGCATCGAGGCCGTCGACAAGAAGGTCAACGCCTTCCTGCACGTCGACACCGAGGGCGCGCTGAGCGCCGCCCGCGCCGTGGACGAGAAGCGCGCCAAGGGCGAGGAGCTCGGCCCGCTGGCCGGCGTCCCGCTCGCGCTCAAGGACGTCTTCACCACCAAGGGCGTGCCGACCACCTGCGGCTCCAAGATCCTCGAGGGCTGGATCCCGCCGTACGACGCCACGCTGACCAGCCGTCTGAAGGACGCCGGCGTGGTCATCCTCGGCAAGACCAACATGGACGAGTTCGCCATGGGGTCCTCCACCGAGAACAGCGCCTACGGCCCGACCGGCAACCCCTGGGACCTCACGAAGATCCCCGGCGGCTCCGGCGGCGGCTCGGCCGCTGCCCTGGCCGCGTACGAGGCCCCGCTGGCCATCGGCACCGACACCGGCGGTTCGATCCGCCAGCCCGGTGCCGTCACCGGCACGGTCGGCGTGAAGCCGACCTACGGCTCGGTCTCGCGCTACGGGCTCGTCGCCTTCTCCTCCTCCCTGGACCAGGGCGGCCCCTGTGCCCGCACCGTCCTCGACGCGGCGCTGCTGCACGAGGCGATCGCCGGGTACGACCCGCTGGACTCCACCTCGATCGACGCGCCCGTCCCGGCCGTGGTCGAGGCCGCCAAGCGGCGCGATGTGCGCGGCATGCGGATCGGCGTGGTCAAGGAGTTCGCGGGCGAGGGCTACCAGGCCGGCGTGATGCAGCGCTTCAACGAGAGCGTCGAGCTGCTGCGCGAGCTGGGCGCGGAGGTCGTCGAGGTCTCCTGCCCGTCCTTCACCCTGGCGCTCCCGGCCTACTACCTGATCGCGCCGAGCGAGGCCTCCTCCAACCTGGCCCGCTTCGACGCCATGCGGTACGGCCTGCGGGTCGGCGACGACGGCAGCCGCTCGGCCGAGGACGTCACCGCGCTCACCCGTGAGGCCGGTTTCGGCCCCGAGGTGAAGCGCCGCATCATCCTGGGCACGTACGCGCTCTCCTCGGGCTACTACGACGCCTACTACGGTTCGGCCCAGAAGGTCCGCACGCTCATCTCGCGCGACTTCGACGCCGCCTTCGCCGGTGTGGACGTGCTGGTCTCGCCGACCACGCCGACCACCGCTTTCCCGATCGGCGAGCGCGCCGACGACCCGATGGCGATGTACCTGGCGGACCTGTGCACGATTCCGTCGAACCTCGCGGGCAATGCGGCCATGTCGCTGCCCTGCGGGCTCGCCCCGGAGGACAATCTCCCGGTCGGCCTGCAGATCATCGCTCCCGCGATGGCGGACGACCGCCTGTACCGCGTGGGCGGCGCCGTCGAGGCCGCACTCAACGACAAGTGGGGGCACCCCCTGCTCGAGGAGGCACCGGCACTGTGAGCAAGATCGAGAAGGCCAAGGGTTTCAAGCACTCCAAGGCCGGCCTGTGGCTGTCCATCGGCACCAGCGCCTTCGGCGCGGTCACGATCGTCAAGGACGTCAAGAAGGCCCGCGGCGAGCAGGACACCCTGAAGCTGGTCAACGCCCTGGTCGGCGCCCTGGCACTGGTCACCGGCACCGCGCTGCTGGTCCGCGAGCTCAAGCAGCTCGGCGACGACGACGTTCTGCTGGGCTGACGGGCCCGTACCTCCAAGTCTTTTTAGTGAAGGGGACGCTGTGAGCGTCATCAGTCTGGTCTCGTACGAGGATGCTCTTGCCTCGTACGACCCGGTGATGGGCCTTGAGGTCCACGTCGAGCTGGGTACCAAGACCAAGATGTTCTGCGGGTGTTCGACCGAGCTGGGCGCCGAGCCCAACTCCCAGACCTGCCCGACCTGCCTGGGTCTGCCCGGCTCGCTGCCGGTGGTCAACGGGATCGCCGTGGAGTCGGCGATCAAGATCGGCCTCGCGCTGAACTGCGAGATCGCCGAGTGGTGCCGGTTCGCCCGGAAGAACTACTTCTACCCGGACATGCCGAAGAACTTCCAGACCTCGCAGTACGACGAGCCGATCGCCTTCAACGGCTACCTCGACGTGCAGCTGGAGGACGGCTCGACCTTCCGCGTGGAGATCGAGCGCGCCCACATGGAGGAGGACACCGGCAAGTCCAGCCACGTCGGCGGTGCGACCGGCCGTATCCACGGCGCCACGCACTCGCTGCTGGACTACAACCGCGCGGGCATCCCGCTGATCGAGATCGTCACCAAGCCGATCGAGGGCGCCGGCGAGCGGGCCCCCGAGGTGGCGAAGGCGTACGTCGCCGAGCTGCGCGAGCTGATCAAGTCGCTGGGCGTGTCCGAGGCCCGGATGGACAAGGGCCAGATGCGCTGCGACGTGAACCTGTCGCTGCGCCCGAACGGCACCGAGAAGTTCGGTACCCGCTCGGAGACCAAGAACGTCAACTCGCTGCGCTCCGTCGAGCGTGCGTGCCGCTTCGAGATCCAGCGGCACGCCACCGTGCTCACGGACGGCGGGACGATCGTCCAGGAGACCCGGCACTTCCACGAGGACGACGGCAGCACCACCTCGGGCCGGATCAAGGACAACGCCGAGGACTACCGCTACTTCCCCGAGCCGGACCTCGTCCCGATCGCGCCCTCGCGCGAGTGGGTCGAGGAGCTCCGGGCCGCGCTGCCCGAGCTGCCGCGGGTCCGCCGGGCCCGGCTGCAGGCCGAGTGGGGCCTGTCCGACCTGGACATGCAGTCGGTGCTGAACGCCGGTGCGGTCGAGCCGATCCTGGAGACCATCGCGGCCGGCGCCCCCGCCGACCAGGCCCGTAAGTGGTGGATGGGCGAGCTGGCGCGCCGCGCCAACGAGACCGGCACCGACCTGGCCGAGCAGCCGATCACCCCGGCGCAGGTCGCCCGGGTCACCGCACTGGTCGCCGAGGGCAAGCTCAACGACAAGCTGGCCCGCCAGGTCATCGAGGCCGTGCTGGCCGGCGAGGGCGAGCCGGACGAGGTCGTCGCCAAGCGCGGCCTGGCCGTCGTCTCGGACGACTCCGCGCTCGGCGCGGCCGTCGACCAGGCCATCGCCGAGAACGCCGCCATCGCCGACAAGATCCGCGACGGCAAGGTGGCCGCTGTCGGCGCCCTGGTCGGCGCGGTCATGAAGGCCACCCGCGGCCAGGCCGACGCCGCCCGCGTCAAGGATCTGATCCTGGAGAAGCTCGGCGTCCAGGCCTAAGGCTCCTTAGTACCGCCACCCGGTGCCCGTCCCTCCTCAGGGGCGGGCACCGGTGTTTCTAAGGCCCTGACGCCCCCGAAGATGCGGCATGCTGCCGATGTGGTGCACCCCCCTGGGAGAGGAGTCTCTACGTATCGGGACTACGAGGGGACCACAGATGATCGAGTACGAGCTCATCCAGCAGCGCAATGCCGAACTCCAGCGGGCGGCCCTGAACGACCGCCTGGTCCGCGAGGCTCGCCGGGGCGCCGACAGCCGGCCCGGCCTGCTCCGGCGGCTTGCCAAGGGAGTGCGCCTCAACACCGCGCGCCCGGCGCGTCTGAGCGAATGCTGACAGAGCGGCACATCCCGGGTGCGAAGCCGGGAACGGAAGGGGAGGACGCCGACGGCGCCTCCCCTTCCGGGCGTCCGAACCCCGAGATAACCCTTCCTCTGCTGTCCGGGAGCTATGGCATGCTCGCCGGTATGGAGCAGATATCGGTCAGTCCTGTCTTCGTCGGTCGCGGCACCGAGACCACCGCACTCACCGCGGCCCTCCGGCGGGCCGGGGAGGGCCGGCCGCAGGCCGTCCTGATCGGGGGAGAGGCGGGCGTCGGGAAGACCCGCCTGATCGAGGAGTTCCTCGACTCGGCCTGCGCGCCGACCGTCGTCACCACGCTCGGCGGCTGCCTGGAGGTCGGGGCCGAGGGCCTCCCGTACGCGCCGCTGGCCACCGCTCTGCGCCGTCTGCACCGCCGGCTCGGCGCCGAACTGGAGCGGGCCGCCGAGGGGATGGAGGGCCATCTCGCCCGGCTGCTGCCGGACTTCGGCGCGACCGACGCCGAGCCCAACGACGAGTTCAGCCGGGCCCGCCTGTTCGAGCACACCGCCCGGCTCTTCGAGCGCCTCAGCGCCGAGCGGACGCTGGTCCTGGCCGTCGAGGACCTGCACTGGTCCGACCGCTCCACCCGCGAGCTGCTCGCCTATCTGATCCGGACGCTGCACCGCTCACGCGTCATGATCGTCGCCACCTACCGCTCCGACGACCTGCACCGCCGGCACCCGCTCAGACCCTTCCTGGCCGAGCTGGACCGGCTGCGTACCGTCCAGCGCCTTGAGCTGGCCCGGTTCGGCCGCGGCGAGGTCGCCGAGCAGCTGGCCGGCATCCTGGGCACCGCGACGCCCGACCGCGAGCTGGTCGACCGCATCCACCGCCGCTCCGAGGGCAACCCGTTCTTCGTCGAGGAGCTCGCCACCGCGCACCAGGACGGCTGTGTGGCCGGGATGACCGACTCGCTCCGCGACATCCTGCTGGTGCGCGTCGAGACGCTGCCCGACGAGACCCAACGGGTCCTCAGAATCGCCGCCGAGGGCGGCTCCTACGTCGAGCACGCCCTGCTGGCCGCCGTGCTGGACGAGGGCGAGGAGCCCCTGATCGAGGCGCTGCGCAACGCCGTCGGGTCCAACGTGCTGCGGCCGGACACCGACGGCGAGGGGTACCGCTTCCGCCACGCCCTGGTCCGCGAGGCGGTCTCCGACGACCTGCTGCCCGGGGAGCGGTACCGGATCAACCGGCGGTACGCCACGGTGCTGGAGGAGAACTCCGCACTCGTCTGCGCCGACACCCGCCCGGCCCGGCTGGCCAACTACTGGTACCACGCGCACGACCCCGCACGGGCCCTGCCGACCGCCCTCGACGCCGCCAGAGAGGCCCGCCGCCGCAACGCCTTCGCCGAGCAGCTGCGGATGCTGGAGCGCGCGCTCGAGCTGTGGGACGGGGTGCCCCCGGAGGTGCAGCAGGACACCCTGCGCCCGTACGACTGGGCCGAGACCTACCCGCCGTGCAGCTGCGACCCCGGCACCCACGACGACTCCTGCTACCAGCTGTGCCTGGTCGACGTGCTGGCCGAGGCGGTGGTCGCAGCCCGCCGCAGCGGGGACCGCGAGCGCGGTCTGAGCCTGGCCAAGCGCGCGCTGAAGCAGGTGGACGAGCAGGAGAACCCGGAGCGCGCGGCCTGGTTCCGGATGCACCGCTCGCGGATGCTCGGCCACCTCCACCGCTCGGGCGGTGACGAGGAGATCGCGCACGCGCTGCGGCTGGTGGCCGGGCTGGGCCCCTCGGCGGTGCAGGCCGAGGTGTTCGCGCTGGCCGCCGCCCACGCGATGCTCGGCCACCCGACCGCCGCCGACGTCGCCCGGGCCGAACGGGCCGTCGAGATCGCCCGCGAGGTCGGCGCCGCCGGGGTGGAGCAGCACGCCAGGATGACCCTCGGCTCGCTGTACGCCCACTTCGGGGACCCGGAGGCCGGGGTCGCCCTGCTGGCGGACGCGGTCGAGAAGTGCGGACCGCTGGGCGCGGCGGACGTGTACTGCCGGGGTCTCAACAACCTGGCCAGTCTGCTGCTGGGCCTCGGGCGGGCGGCGGAGGCCGAGACGCTGGCCCGGCGGGGGCTGGAGGCGGCGGGCAGCACCGGGCTGCTCGCCAACACCGGTGCGATCCTGACCGGCAACCTCGCGGAGGCACTGATCGCCCTGGGCCGCCCCACCGAGGCGGCCGAGGTGCTGGCCGACTGGGTCGGCGGCCCGGGGGAGGGCGCGTTCCACGAGTTCCTCGACCGGCTCCGGGCCGAACTCGCGCTGGACCAGGGCGATGTGACGGCGGCCGCGGCCTTCCTCGGCCGGGCCAGGGAGGCCGGGCGGATCGCGCAGCAGCCCCAGCACGAACTGCCCCGGGTCTGGCTGGCGATGCGGATCGCCGACCGCGACGGCCGGCCGCTGGACGCCCGGGCCGAGCTGCTCGCCGCGCTGGACGCCCGGGTGGAGCGGCACGCGGCCTCGTCCGGGCAGTTGGCGGACGGCGGTTCGGGGTGGC encodes:
- the gatC gene encoding Asp-tRNA(Asn)/Glu-tRNA(Gln) amidotransferase subunit GatC, encoding MPGITREEVAHLARLSRLELQAEELDHFAEQLDVIIGAVARVSEVAGQDVPPTSHPLPLTNVMRADEVRPSLTPEQALSGAPAAEEQRFRVPQILGED
- the gatA gene encoding Asp-tRNA(Asn)/Glu-tRNA(Gln) amidotransferase subunit GatA, coding for MADLIHFTAADTAAAIAKGDVSAVEVAQAHLDRIEAVDKKVNAFLHVDTEGALSAARAVDEKRAKGEELGPLAGVPLALKDVFTTKGVPTTCGSKILEGWIPPYDATLTSRLKDAGVVILGKTNMDEFAMGSSTENSAYGPTGNPWDLTKIPGGSGGGSAAALAAYEAPLAIGTDTGGSIRQPGAVTGTVGVKPTYGSVSRYGLVAFSSSLDQGGPCARTVLDAALLHEAIAGYDPLDSTSIDAPVPAVVEAAKRRDVRGMRIGVVKEFAGEGYQAGVMQRFNESVELLRELGAEVVEVSCPSFTLALPAYYLIAPSEASSNLARFDAMRYGLRVGDDGSRSAEDVTALTREAGFGPEVKRRIILGTYALSSGYYDAYYGSAQKVRTLISRDFDAAFAGVDVLVSPTTPTTAFPIGERADDPMAMYLADLCTIPSNLAGNAAMSLPCGLAPEDNLPVGLQIIAPAMADDRLYRVGGAVEAALNDKWGHPLLEEAPAL
- the gatB gene encoding Asp-tRNA(Asn)/Glu-tRNA(Gln) amidotransferase subunit GatB produces the protein MSVISLVSYEDALASYDPVMGLEVHVELGTKTKMFCGCSTELGAEPNSQTCPTCLGLPGSLPVVNGIAVESAIKIGLALNCEIAEWCRFARKNYFYPDMPKNFQTSQYDEPIAFNGYLDVQLEDGSTFRVEIERAHMEEDTGKSSHVGGATGRIHGATHSLLDYNRAGIPLIEIVTKPIEGAGERAPEVAKAYVAELRELIKSLGVSEARMDKGQMRCDVNLSLRPNGTEKFGTRSETKNVNSLRSVERACRFEIQRHATVLTDGGTIVQETRHFHEDDGSTTSGRIKDNAEDYRYFPEPDLVPIAPSREWVEELRAALPELPRVRRARLQAEWGLSDLDMQSVLNAGAVEPILETIAAGAPADQARKWWMGELARRANETGTDLAEQPITPAQVARVTALVAEGKLNDKLARQVIEAVLAGEGEPDEVVAKRGLAVVSDDSALGAAVDQAIAENAAIADKIRDGKVAAVGALVGAVMKATRGQADAARVKDLILEKLGVQA
- a CDS encoding helix-turn-helix transcriptional regulator, with the translated sequence MEQISVSPVFVGRGTETTALTAALRRAGEGRPQAVLIGGEAGVGKTRLIEEFLDSACAPTVVTTLGGCLEVGAEGLPYAPLATALRRLHRRLGAELERAAEGMEGHLARLLPDFGATDAEPNDEFSRARLFEHTARLFERLSAERTLVLAVEDLHWSDRSTRELLAYLIRTLHRSRVMIVATYRSDDLHRRHPLRPFLAELDRLRTVQRLELARFGRGEVAEQLAGILGTATPDRELVDRIHRRSEGNPFFVEELATAHQDGCVAGMTDSLRDILLVRVETLPDETQRVLRIAAEGGSYVEHALLAAVLDEGEEPLIEALRNAVGSNVLRPDTDGEGYRFRHALVREAVSDDLLPGERYRINRRYATVLEENSALVCADTRPARLANYWYHAHDPARALPTALDAAREARRRNAFAEQLRMLERALELWDGVPPEVQQDTLRPYDWAETYPPCSCDPGTHDDSCYQLCLVDVLAEAVVAARRSGDRERGLSLAKRALKQVDEQENPERAAWFRMHRSRMLGHLHRSGGDEEIAHALRLVAGLGPSAVQAEVFALAAAHAMLGHPTAADVARAERAVEIAREVGAAGVEQHARMTLGSLYAHFGDPEAGVALLADAVEKCGPLGAADVYCRGLNNLASLLLGLGRAAEAETLARRGLEAAGSTGLLANTGAILTGNLAEALIALGRPTEAAEVLADWVGGPGEGAFHEFLDRLRAELALDQGDVTAAAAFLGRAREAGRIAQQPQHELPRVWLAMRIADRDGRPLDARAELLAALDARVERHAASSGQLADGGSGWLLPVLAEGAAIEADTRGLPAADLGRPVVLRRIEEAAAGLDPKVPLHIGWARMLEGELARAQGADTPAHWSAAVEALRASGLGYPLVLALYRGAGAAASAGQREAAAGLLREARELAAARADRHLQREIARLAERVGLVLDARPAERPAAPEPAETLGLTPRERDVLRLLALGRTNRQIAEELYISPKTASVHVSNILAKLEVGGRGEAAALAHRLRLFPEGELAPTGA